A section of the Petrimonas sulfuriphila genome encodes:
- the secG gene encoding preprotein translocase subunit SecG codes for MYIFITILILIAAILMILIVLVQNSKGGGLAAGFSSSNQIMGVRKTTDFLEKATWTLAATILVLSILTAKFTTSRSTVPQSQVEVQQPAPLNPTTAPDVTPVMPIQPDQQQATPPTE; via the coding sequence ATGTATATTTTTATTACCATCCTTATTTTAATTGCTGCCATCCTGATGATCCTCATCGTGTTGGTGCAAAACTCCAAAGGCGGTGGACTGGCAGCAGGCTTTTCATCATCGAACCAAATAATGGGTGTACGCAAAACTACCGACTTTCTGGAAAAAGCAACTTGGACCTTGGCTGCTACTATCCTTGTTTTAAGTATACTAACGGCAAAGTTTACCACTTCAAGATCAACGGTTCCCCAATCTCAGGTTGAAGTTCAACAGCCGGCGCCGCTCAATCCGACCACAGCGCCCGACGTTACTCCGGTGATGCCCATACAACCTGACCAGCAACAGGCTACCCCACCCACAGAATAA
- a CDS encoding methylaspartate mutase subunit S, with amino-acid sequence MNEKTIVTGVIGADVHAVGNKILAFALEQAGFKVVNLGVMVAQEEYIEAALETNADAILVSSLYGHGEIDCQGLREKCDEAGLKEIPLLAGGNLVVGKQNFEEVEKRFLAMGFTRVYPPGTAVEKSIADLKEILNI; translated from the coding sequence ATGAATGAAAAAACTATTGTAACCGGAGTGATTGGCGCTGATGTACATGCCGTAGGCAATAAGATTCTCGCTTTTGCTCTGGAACAGGCTGGATTCAAAGTGGTTAACCTGGGTGTTATGGTTGCACAGGAAGAATACATCGAAGCCGCACTGGAAACTAACGCCGATGCTATTCTGGTATCTTCGCTTTACGGACATGGCGAAATTGATTGCCAGGGCTTGCGCGAAAAATGCGACGAAGCCGGGCTCAAAGAGATTCCGCTTTTGGCAGGTGGAAACCTGGTGGTAGGAAAACAAAACTTCGAAGAGGTAGAAAAGCGTTTCCTGGCTATGGGATTTACCCGGGTTTATCCACCGGGTACGGCCGTGGAAAAGAGTATTGCCGATTTAAAAGAAATTCTCAATATCTGA
- a CDS encoding glutamate mutase L, which produces MNILTADIGSTYTKLTAIDTAKKEIVATSSAFTTIDTNVEEGFTAAYNKLKRQAGAFRYDELLCCSSAAGGLKMVSLGLVPELTAKAAKLAAASAGAKVVKTYAFEISQAEQAEIFDIRPDLVLLCGGTDGGNKEVILANARRLCQVGCPFTVVVAGNKCASFELEEIFRASGKPFVITENVMPEFNRLNIEPARRKIKELFISRIIEAKGLSRIQEMCKTDIIPTPLAVLNACELLSKGTKNMPGLGDLLAVDIGGATTDVYSISDGRPTLENVTVKGLPEPISKRTVEGDLGMRYSLPSLVDELDLDAFSKELSIDRSEVIGWVSTCTQHPGLLAEAESREQKIEELIARNAVKIAVERHAGTYQPVYTPFGQVYTLTGKDLAAVPFVIGIGGVVINARRPHAILEGAKRQPDDHVFAKPEQPGYLIDKKYIFASMGLLGSAYPDLALELMKKETINLTHYGNFQ; this is translated from the coding sequence ATGAACATTCTCACTGCAGATATCGGCAGCACCTATACCAAACTGACAGCAATTGATACCGCCAAGAAGGAGATTGTTGCAACCTCCTCAGCCTTTACCACCATCGATACCAATGTGGAGGAGGGTTTTACGGCTGCTTATAATAAATTGAAGCGACAGGCCGGAGCGTTCCGCTACGACGAACTGCTTTGTTGCAGCAGTGCTGCCGGAGGGTTGAAAATGGTTTCGCTGGGGCTGGTTCCCGAACTTACCGCTAAGGCGGCAAAACTTGCCGCAGCCAGTGCGGGAGCCAAAGTGGTCAAAACATATGCTTTTGAAATATCGCAGGCGGAACAGGCAGAAATTTTTGATATCCGTCCCGACCTGGTGTTGCTCTGCGGCGGAACCGATGGCGGAAATAAGGAAGTTATTCTTGCCAATGCGCGCCGGTTGTGTCAGGTCGGGTGTCCGTTCACCGTGGTTGTAGCCGGTAACAAATGCGCATCGTTTGAGCTGGAAGAGATTTTCAGGGCATCGGGTAAACCGTTTGTGATAACCGAAAATGTTATGCCTGAGTTCAACCGGTTAAACATTGAACCTGCGCGGAGAAAAATAAAAGAATTGTTTATCAGCCGCATCATTGAAGCCAAAGGGCTTAGCCGCATTCAGGAAATGTGCAAAACCGATATAATCCCCACGCCGTTAGCGGTGTTAAATGCTTGTGAACTGCTGAGCAAAGGGACTAAAAACATGCCAGGATTAGGGGATTTGCTAGCTGTGGATATAGGAGGGGCGACCACGGACGTTTACTCCATCTCCGATGGCAGGCCCACCCTCGAAAACGTTACCGTGAAAGGACTTCCGGAACCCATTAGCAAACGTACCGTTGAGGGCGATCTGGGGATGCGCTACAGCCTTCCGTCGTTGGTGGACGAACTGGACTTGGATGCTTTTTCGAAGGAGTTAAGCATCGACAGGTCGGAGGTGATTGGCTGGGTAAGCACCTGCACGCAGCATCCCGGTTTGTTGGCGGAAGCTGAGTCCCGGGAACAAAAGATCGAGGAGCTGATAGCGCGTAATGCCGTGAAAATAGCCGTGGAAAGGCACGCTGGTACCTATCAGCCAGTGTACACTCCTTTCGGACAGGTGTATACCCTTACAGGAAAAGACCTTGCCGCAGTACCGTTTGTTATCGGTATCGGAGGGGTTGTTATCAATGCCCGTCGGCCTCACGCCATTCTGGAAGGCGCTAAGCGGCAACCGGACGATCACGTGTTTGCCAAACCCGAACAGCCCGGTTATTTAATCGATAAAAAATATATTTTTGCGTCTATGGGATTGCTTGGCTCAGCTTATCCCGATCTGGCGTTAGAATTGATGAAAAAAGAAACAATAAATCTGACTCATTATGGAAATTTCCAATAA
- a CDS encoding methylaspartate mutase subunit E — protein sequence MEISNKKLSTDAFFAERKEVLGHWHTGKGVDFDEAVAYQRSIPREKRFGLKLAQAAEQNVTLIQPRAGVALYEEHIELLRFLESEGEADLLPTTVDSYTRLNRYNEAETGIEKSKETGRSMLNGFPIVNYGVDICRKVTSSLQNPVQVRHGTPDARLLTEISIAGGFTSYEGGGISYNIPYSKNHSLEKTIAHWQYTDRLVGLYEEAGVSINREPFGPLTGTLISPCISNSVAIIESLLAATQGVKDITVGYGQCGNLIQDVAAIRSLNILTREYLDKFGFNDVRVTTVFHQWMGGFPQDEAKAFGVISWGAAAAVLAKATKVIVKTPHEAMGVPTKEANAAGLRASKQLVSMLKDQDFRSIPAVVAESEIIMKEMRCILEKVEELGKGDFAVGTVAAFEAGVLDVPFAPSRYNAGKVMPARDNVGAVRFLETGNMPFTQDLIDFHRQKLEERARYEKRAVSFQMVIDDVYAIGKGFLVGRPK from the coding sequence ATGGAAATTTCCAATAAAAAACTTTCAACTGATGCTTTTTTTGCCGAACGTAAAGAAGTTCTCGGACACTGGCACACCGGAAAAGGTGTCGATTTCGACGAAGCCGTGGCCTATCAACGGTCTATCCCCCGGGAGAAACGTTTTGGCTTAAAGCTGGCCCAAGCTGCCGAACAAAACGTAACCCTTATCCAGCCGCGTGCAGGAGTGGCGCTTTATGAGGAACATATTGAACTGCTCCGGTTTCTTGAGTCTGAAGGCGAAGCCGACCTGCTGCCCACCACCGTGGATAGCTACACACGCTTAAACCGTTACAACGAAGCTGAAACGGGAATTGAAAAAAGCAAAGAAACCGGGCGTTCCATGTTGAACGGCTTCCCTATCGTGAACTACGGAGTTGATATATGTCGCAAGGTAACCTCATCACTCCAAAATCCGGTTCAGGTCCGCCACGGCACTCCCGATGCCCGGTTGCTCACGGAAATCAGTATTGCCGGCGGGTTCACCTCATACGAAGGCGGCGGAATTTCCTACAACATACCCTATTCAAAGAATCATTCGCTTGAAAAAACCATTGCACACTGGCAATATACCGACAGGCTGGTCGGGCTTTACGAGGAAGCCGGTGTGTCTATCAACCGCGAGCCGTTCGGGCCCCTTACGGGAACATTGATATCTCCTTGTATCTCCAACTCGGTGGCCATCATCGAGTCGTTACTTGCCGCCACCCAGGGGGTGAAAGACATTACGGTAGGATACGGACAGTGCGGGAACCTTATTCAGGACGTCGCCGCTATCCGTTCGCTGAATATCCTCACACGCGAGTACCTCGATAAATTCGGGTTCAACGATGTGCGCGTCACCACCGTTTTCCATCAATGGATGGGCGGATTTCCACAGGATGAGGCCAAGGCTTTCGGGGTAATCTCGTGGGGTGCTGCCGCTGCTGTGCTGGCAAAAGCGACCAAAGTGATCGTGAAGACGCCGCACGAAGCCATGGGCGTGCCCACCAAGGAAGCTAATGCCGCCGGATTGCGTGCCTCCAAACAGTTGGTATCGATGCTGAAAGACCAGGACTTCCGCTCTATTCCCGCAGTTGTAGCCGAAAGCGAGATCATCATGAAGGAGATGCGTTGCATCCTGGAAAAAGTGGAGGAACTGGGGAAAGGCGACTTTGCTGTGGGTACGGTGGCCGCATTCGAAGCCGGAGTGCTGGATGTCCCGTTTGCTCCAAGCCGGTACAATGCCGGAAAAGTGATGCCCGCCCGCGATAACGTGGGAGCGGTTCGTTTTCTCGAAACCGGTAATATGCCGTTTACGCAGGATCTGATCGATTTTCACCGTCAGAAACTCGAAGAACGCGCACGGTACGAAAAACGGGCCGTCAGCTTCCAGATGGTTATCGACGACGTATATGCCATCGGCAAGGGGTTTCTCGTTGGAAGGCCGAAATAA
- a CDS encoding methylaspartate ammonia-lyase, protein MKITKLICAPGKTGFFFDDQKAIKQGAKNDGAFYEGAPVTQGFTAVRQAGESVSVIFILENGAFAHGDCAAVQYSGAGGRDPLFLAENFIPIIEKEIAPLYVGKEITTFREMADRVDKANYHTAIRYGVTQACLDAVAKSKGKLMAQVIADEYGTEISKTLIPVFSQSGDDRYLNADKMIMKAADVLPHALFNHVETKVGLKGEKIKAYIQWLRERILKLKPFDSYNPVIHIDVYGTLGIVFDNNFEAIARYVGELAEIAKPFHLRVEGPVDMGEKAAQIDALRIIRQTMEKMEITAEIVADEWCNTLQDVIDFSENKAGHMAQIKTPDLGGINNSIEAVLYCKQHHMGAYLGGTCNETNRSAEIGAHIAMATSPVQYLAKPGMGVDEGYMIVYNEMSRILALNH, encoded by the coding sequence ATGAAAATTACAAAACTTATCTGCGCTCCCGGGAAAACAGGCTTCTTCTTCGATGACCAGAAAGCCATCAAGCAAGGAGCAAAAAACGACGGGGCATTTTATGAAGGCGCGCCCGTAACGCAAGGGTTCACCGCGGTGCGTCAGGCCGGAGAGTCCGTCTCGGTTATTTTTATCCTCGAAAACGGAGCTTTCGCCCACGGCGACTGCGCTGCCGTCCAGTATTCGGGAGCCGGTGGCCGTGATCCGCTTTTTCTGGCCGAAAACTTCATTCCCATTATCGAAAAAGAAATTGCACCGCTTTATGTAGGCAAAGAAATCACTACTTTCCGTGAAATGGCAGATCGCGTGGATAAAGCCAATTACCATACAGCTATCCGCTATGGGGTTACACAGGCCTGCCTGGACGCCGTGGCAAAAAGCAAGGGGAAACTAATGGCGCAGGTGATTGCCGATGAATACGGAACGGAAATATCGAAAACCCTTATTCCTGTTTTTTCACAGTCGGGAGACGACCGTTACCTCAATGCCGATAAAATGATTATGAAAGCTGCCGACGTCTTGCCTCATGCGCTTTTCAACCATGTAGAGACCAAAGTGGGACTGAAGGGAGAAAAAATCAAAGCGTATATCCAGTGGCTCCGGGAGCGAATCCTGAAGCTGAAGCCTTTCGACAGCTATAATCCGGTTATACACATAGACGTTTACGGAACATTGGGTATTGTCTTCGATAACAATTTCGAAGCCATTGCCCGTTATGTGGGCGAGCTGGCAGAAATAGCAAAACCGTTTCACCTGCGCGTCGAAGGCCCGGTGGATATGGGAGAGAAAGCGGCTCAGATCGACGCGCTCCGCATTATCCGCCAAACGATGGAAAAAATGGAAATTACGGCAGAGATTGTTGCCGACGAGTGGTGTAATACGCTCCAGGATGTCATCGACTTCTCCGAAAACAAGGCTGGACACATGGCGCAAATCAAAACACCCGATCTGGGAGGAATCAACAACAGCATAGAGGCTGTGCTGTACTGCAAGCAACACCATATGGGCGCCTACCTGGGCGGAACCTGCAACGAGACCAACCGTTCCGCCGAAATTGGAGCACACATTGCCATGGCTACTTCCCCCGTTCAATACCTTGCCAAACCCGGTATGGGCGTGGATGAAGGGTATATGATCGTTTACAACGAAATGAGCCGGATACTGGCACTTAACCATTAA
- a CDS encoding acyclic terpene utilization AtuA family protein produces MKELRILSPTAILGYGFPMESFEEGMKRKPHVIAVDAGSTDPGPYYLGAGKSFTDRNSVKRDLEIMIPVALEAGIPVIVGTAGGSGARPHVEFAVDIVKEIAREKRLSFKLAIIQSEFDKELVKENLRKGNISPLYPAPEITEADVDESVHIVAQMGEEPFIEALENGANVILAGRSYDPSVFSALAIKNGFNKGLAIHLGKILECAAIAALPGSGSDCMFGYLHEDNFVLEPLSPLRKCTTLSVAAHTLYEKTNPYVLPGPGGAINLHESKFEQIDDNKVRVSGSRFVPTEEYFVKLEGVKRVGYRTISCAGVKDPIMITKIDSITQSVKERVQNNFETYGITDFFLDFKIYGRNGVMGMFPDAPQRTGDELLIIIEAVAPTQEQADTICGFARSTMLHFGYEGRIATAGNLAFPFSPSDCKMGEVYEFNVYHLMKVEDPKKLFPIEYIHF; encoded by the coding sequence ATGAAAGAACTGAGAATACTTTCGCCCACAGCCATCCTCGGATACGGATTTCCGATGGAATCGTTTGAGGAAGGAATGAAACGCAAACCGCACGTTATTGCGGTAGATGCCGGGTCAACCGATCCGGGTCCCTATTACCTGGGTGCAGGGAAATCGTTTACCGACCGGAATTCGGTGAAACGCGACCTTGAGATTATGATACCTGTCGCACTGGAAGCCGGAATTCCGGTTATCGTAGGTACGGCCGGCGGTTCGGGTGCGCGTCCTCACGTGGAGTTTGCGGTGGATATCGTGAAGGAGATCGCCCGAGAGAAAAGGCTGTCGTTTAAACTCGCCATTATACAATCGGAGTTCGATAAGGAATTGGTAAAAGAGAACCTGCGCAAAGGGAACATTTCGCCGCTTTATCCGGCTCCCGAAATAACCGAAGCCGATGTGGACGAATCGGTGCATATCGTAGCCCAGATGGGCGAAGAGCCGTTCATTGAAGCCTTGGAGAACGGAGCCAATGTTATACTTGCCGGACGGAGCTACGACCCGTCGGTTTTTTCGGCGCTCGCCATTAAAAACGGTTTCAACAAAGGATTGGCCATTCATCTGGGTAAAATCTTGGAGTGCGCTGCCATTGCCGCCCTGCCCGGTAGCGGAAGTGACTGTATGTTCGGCTATTTGCACGAAGACAATTTTGTTCTCGAACCGCTCTCGCCCCTGCGTAAATGCACCACGCTCTCGGTAGCTGCACACACGCTGTACGAAAAAACCAATCCCTATGTTCTACCCGGGCCGGGGGGAGCCATCAATTTGCACGAATCAAAATTCGAGCAGATAGACGACAATAAAGTACGCGTAAGCGGAAGCCGTTTTGTACCGACCGAGGAGTATTTCGTGAAACTGGAAGGGGTTAAGCGTGTGGGATACAGAACCATTTCGTGCGCCGGAGTGAAGGACCCGATCATGATTACGAAAATAGACAGCATTACCCAAAGCGTAAAAGAACGTGTGCAAAACAATTTTGAAACGTACGGAATTACCGACTTCTTCCTCGATTTCAAGATTTACGGGCGAAACGGTGTGATGGGCATGTTCCCCGATGCGCCACAACGTACCGGCGACGAGCTCCTGATCATCATCGAAGCTGTCGCACCCACACAAGAGCAAGCCGATACCATTTGCGGGTTCGCACGCAGTACTATGCTGCACTTTGGTTACGAAGGCCGGATAGCCACTGCCGGAAACCTGGCATTTCCGTTTTCTCCGTCCGATTGCAAGATGGGTGAGGTGTACGAGTTCAATGTGTACCATTTGATGAAAGTGGAGGATCCCAAAAAACTTTTCCCGATAGAATATATTCACTTCTAA
- a CDS encoding DUF4387 domain-containing protein, whose protein sequence is MKYNLTDVASVIRSKNSGPYELTFDIIFKEMDMYQQVKSAKVFTAQMFALLYHIPESQIISLVHFDPAKAVKITVVRPIPSGALGETDVYGAQQHAPLMRMTFEL, encoded by the coding sequence ATGAAATACAACCTAACCGACGTAGCTTCCGTTATCCGGAGCAAAAATTCAGGGCCTTACGAACTCACGTTCGACATTATTTTCAAGGAGATGGACATGTATCAGCAAGTTAAATCGGCAAAAGTGTTTACCGCGCAAATGTTTGCTCTTCTTTACCACATTCCCGAATCGCAAATCATCAGCCTGGTACACTTCGATCCGGCCAAGGCGGTGAAAATTACGGTTGTGCGCCCCATCCCCTCCGGGGCATTGGGTGAGACCGATGTGTACGGAGCGCAACAGCATGCGCCGTTGATGAGGATGACATTCGAATTATGA
- a CDS encoding alanine-tRNA synthetase second additional domain-containing protein encodes MRALIQEYMVSSQYFAPRGKERLMFLGEQIAQRHLSYNDRLIGIVGDAGSGKSSLIKGMFPGLELANDDDVIHSRKIMQVRSLSDDWHDSTTFHIDMRFQTAFTQMFEIVAWVQDLLAHRRRVIVEHFNLLYPALGRNADIILGIGEEIIVSRPSVFGPLPESIYQIVHTSLKFRKMAHTAEDVTMQTLEEDYGITENRYFSSDVRNGFVLKFKEKPEINLDELEQRVKERLARHLEVSYFDEGHIRLGDKVIPCDGSRFHVRNTSEITDFSLARHFIFDAKTNTHCLVGLIDKYTENLDNRNTQYFLTRKCSGDNNEQ; translated from the coding sequence ATGAGGGCACTGATTCAGGAATACATGGTGTCGTCGCAATATTTTGCGCCGCGCGGAAAAGAACGGTTGATGTTTCTGGGCGAACAGATTGCTCAACGGCACCTTTCCTACAACGATCGGCTGATAGGCATCGTGGGTGATGCCGGCTCTGGAAAATCATCGCTGATCAAGGGAATGTTTCCCGGCTTGGAACTAGCGAACGACGATGACGTTATCCATTCCCGGAAAATAATGCAGGTGCGCTCGCTTTCCGACGATTGGCATGATTCCACTACCTTTCATATCGATATGCGTTTCCAAACCGCTTTTACCCAGATGTTTGAAATCGTGGCGTGGGTACAAGACCTGTTGGCTCACCGGCGCAGGGTTATCGTGGAACATTTTAATCTTCTCTATCCCGCACTGGGTAGAAATGCCGATATTATCCTGGGGATTGGGGAGGAGATTATTGTATCGCGCCCTAGTGTTTTTGGGCCGCTTCCCGAAAGTATTTACCAAATTGTGCATACTTCGCTCAAATTCCGCAAGATGGCCCATACAGCCGAAGACGTAACCATGCAGACATTGGAAGAGGACTACGGAATTACTGAAAATCGTTATTTCTCATCCGACGTTCGCAATGGCTTTGTCCTGAAATTCAAGGAGAAGCCCGAAATCAACCTCGACGAACTGGAGCAGAGAGTAAAAGAACGCCTGGCCAGGCACCTCGAGGTGTCCTATTTTGACGAAGGGCACATTCGTTTGGGAGACAAGGTTATCCCGTGCGACGGTTCCCGATTCCATGTGAGAAATACATCGGAGATTACCGATTTTTCGCTGGCCAGGCATTTCATCTTTGATGCAAAGACCAATACCCACTGCCTGGTTGGATTGATTGACAAGTACACCGAGAACCTCGACAACCGCAATACGCAGTATTTCCTTACCCGGAAATGTAGTGGCGACAATAACGAACAATAG
- a CDS encoding fumarate hydratase, with protein sequence MTRNISASAITRLVEQLCIEACCVLAGDINNKLKSCLQTETSPLGKEILGTLIENARVAREESSPMCQDTGMTVVFVRMGQNVQVTGGFIEDAINQGVRQGYEKGYLRKSVVKDPLHRENTRDNTPAVIHYEIVPGNVFHITVSPKGFGSENKSALKMLTPSEGVEGVKRFVLETVSAAGGNPCPPIIVGVGIGGTMERAAYLSKKALLRPLDTQNPDSALAALEAELLSEINKMGIGPAGFGGTTTALGVNILTYATHIAGLPVSVNIGCHATRHAEGSL encoded by the coding sequence ATGACAAGAAACATATCCGCATCCGCTATCACCCGTCTGGTAGAGCAACTTTGCATTGAAGCTTGCTGTGTTCTTGCTGGAGATATAAACAACAAGCTTAAAAGCTGCTTGCAAACCGAAACATCACCGCTCGGGAAAGAAATTCTGGGCACGCTTATTGAAAATGCCCGTGTTGCCCGGGAAGAGAGCAGCCCGATGTGCCAGGACACGGGAATGACCGTCGTTTTTGTACGCATGGGGCAAAACGTGCAGGTTACGGGTGGATTCATCGAAGATGCCATTAACCAGGGTGTACGGCAGGGATACGAAAAAGGATACCTGCGCAAATCGGTCGTGAAAGACCCGCTCCACCGAGAAAACACCCGGGACAATACACCGGCCGTTATTCATTACGAAATCGTCCCCGGTAATGTTTTTCATATAACTGTTTCTCCCAAAGGGTTTGGCAGCGAAAACAAAAGTGCATTAAAAATGCTCACACCCAGCGAAGGCGTTGAAGGCGTGAAGCGATTTGTACTGGAGACTGTTTCGGCTGCCGGAGGGAATCCCTGCCCGCCCATTATCGTGGGTGTGGGCATTGGCGGGACGATGGAACGGGCGGCTTATTTAAGCAAGAAAGCGTTGCTGCGGCCGCTGGATACACAAAACCCCGATTCCGCACTTGCCGCTTTGGAAGCAGAATTGCTTTCAGAAATCAATAAGATGGGAATAGGCCCTGCCGGTTTCGGAGGAACCACAACCGCACTCGGGGTAAATATACTGACCTATGCTACCCATATCGCCGGGCTTCCGGTTTCGGTAAATATCGGCTGCCACGCCACCCGGCATGCGGAGGGAAGTTTGTGA
- a CDS encoding Fe-S-containing hydro-lyase, translated as MMDKKILCAPFSDETIRSLKTGDMVYISGTVYTARDEAHRRLCEMIRRGEPMPFDIEGQAVYYAGPAPAKPGKPIGSVGPTTGGRMDAYSPSLIARGLKVMIGKGTRSAQVVDAMKQYTGVYFAAIGGAAALMAKCVESAEVIAFEELGTEAVRRLTVKELPVVVAIDCRGNDVYKLAREMYEQSI; from the coding sequence ATTATGGATAAAAAAATTCTTTGTGCCCCCTTTTCCGACGAAACCATCCGTTCGTTGAAAACGGGCGATATGGTCTACATTTCGGGAACTGTTTATACAGCCCGCGATGAGGCGCACAGACGATTGTGCGAGATGATCCGCCGGGGCGAGCCGATGCCTTTTGATATTGAAGGGCAGGCCGTTTACTATGCCGGCCCGGCTCCTGCCAAACCGGGCAAGCCCATAGGATCGGTAGGCCCCACTACCGGTGGGCGGATGGACGCTTATTCGCCCTCCCTCATTGCCCGCGGCCTCAAGGTGATGATCGGTAAAGGAACACGCAGTGCCCAAGTGGTAGATGCCATGAAACAATACACGGGCGTTTATTTTGCTGCAATCGGTGGTGCCGCCGCCCTTATGGCAAAATGCGTGGAAAGTGCAGAGGTTATCGCTTTTGAAGAGTTGGGCACGGAGGCTGTTCGCCGCTTAACTGTGAAAGAACTTCCCGTGGTTGTTGCGATAGACTGTCGGGGAAACGATGTGTATAAACTGGCCCGGGAGATGTACGAGCAATCAATTTAA
- a CDS encoding YggS family pyridoxal phosphate-dependent enzyme, whose protein sequence is MDINNNITAVVKRIENACLSCARDPKEVKLLLATKTVIPDKIKIAFEAGQTLIGENKVQEIKSKFNELAGFPHQKHFIGHLQTNKIKDILNHNVTCIQSLDRLDLAEKLHQRLTFEKKEIDVLIQVNTSAEESKFGINPEDTVEFIKQVSLFENIHIKGLMTIGLFSAETEKVRKCFRLLKQLQQETILQNIPNVKMNELSMGMSGDLETAIEEGATIVRVGTAIFGHRTYSDSYYWNENKRN, encoded by the coding sequence ATGGACATCAATAACAATATAACCGCTGTAGTTAAACGGATTGAAAACGCTTGCCTGAGTTGCGCCAGAGATCCAAAAGAAGTGAAGTTGCTGTTGGCAACAAAGACTGTAATTCCGGATAAGATAAAAATAGCCTTTGAAGCCGGACAAACATTAATCGGTGAAAACAAAGTGCAGGAGATAAAATCGAAATTCAATGAATTAGCCGGTTTTCCGCATCAAAAACACTTTATCGGACACCTGCAAACCAACAAAATCAAGGACATTCTCAACCACAATGTTACCTGCATTCAGTCGTTAGACCGGTTGGATTTGGCAGAAAAATTGCACCAACGGTTAACTTTTGAGAAAAAGGAAATAGATGTCCTTATTCAGGTAAACACTTCTGCCGAAGAAAGTAAATTCGGAATCAATCCTGAAGACACCGTTGAGTTTATTAAACAAGTTTCTCTATTCGAAAATATTCACATCAAGGGATTAATGACCATTGGTTTGTTCAGCGCCGAAACCGAAAAGGTAAGAAAATGCTTCAGGCTATTGAAGCAGTTACAGCAGGAAACCATTCTTCAGAATATCCCGAACGTGAAAATGAATGAACTGTCCATGGGAATGAGCGGAGACTTGGAAACCGCCATTGAGGAGGGAGCGACCATCGTGAGGGTGGGCACCGCCATTTTCGGCCACAGAACTTATTCCGATAGCTATTATTGGAATGAAAATAAACGGAATTAA